From the Halobacterium zhouii genome, the window TCCCAGCGGACGAAACGCGAACAGCAACTCAGGGCCCAGTTCCGCCAGCAGGAGGCCATCGCCGACCTCGGGCAACTGGCCCTGAACACCGACGACGTCGACGCGCTGATGGCCGAGGTGAGCGAGCGCGTCGCCGACGTGCTCGACAACGACTACTGCAAGGTCCTCGACCTCCAGCCGGAGGCCGACGAACTCCTGCTCCGGCAGGGCGTCGGCTGGCAGGACGGCCTCGTCGGCGACGCGACCGTGTCGGCCAGCGAGGACTCCTCGCAGGCGGCCTACACGCTCGAACACGACGAACCGGTCGTGGTCACTGACCTCGAAACCGAGTACCGGTTCAGCGGGCCGTCCCTCCTGCGCAATCACGACGTTCGGAGCGGCATCAGCGTCGTCATCGGTTCGCACGAGGACCCGTGGGGGATTCTCGGGACCCACGACAGCGACCGCACGGAGTTCTCCACGCACGACGTGAACTTCGTTCAGTCGGTCGCGAACATCCTCACGACGGCCATCAACCGGCACAGCGACGAGCGCGAACTCCGACGGAAGCGCGAGCAACTCGAGGCGCTGAACACCCTCAACGTCGTCTTCCGCGACATCACGGACGCGGTCGTCGAACAGCCGACCCGGGAGGAGGTAGAACAGACCGTCTGTGACCACCTCGCGGACACAGACTCCTACGAGTTCGCCTGGGTCGGGGCGGTCGACGTGGCGACCGGCACGGTGAATCCGCGCACGGAGGCGGGCGTGGAGAACTACCTCGAGGGAACCACGATCACCATCGACCCCGAGGACACCCACAGCCAGGGGCCGACCGCGCGCGCCGTCCAGACGAGGGAGATGCAGGTCGTCGAAGACGCGCTCACGGACGAGTCCTACGAGGCGTGGCGCGAGAAAGCCCGGGAGCACAGGTTCGTCGCGTCGGCGGCCATCCCGGTCGTCCACGAGAGCACCATCTACGGCGTGTTGAACGTCTACTCCGACCGCCCCGAAGCGTTCACGGGACGGGAGAGAGCCGTCCTCCAGCAACTCGGGGAGGTCGTCGGGCACGCCATCGCCGCGGTGGAGCGAAAGCGCGCGCTGATGAGCGACGAGGTCGTCGAACTCGACTTCGCCATCCCGGGCGTGTTCGACGAACTGGACGTCGACGTCCCTGCCGATTGTCGGCTGGAGATTACGAAGACGGTCCCGACGGGAGCGGACTCGTTCCTCGCCCACGGCACGGCGAACGCCGCCGGCGTCGAACTCGTGGACGCCCTGACGGAGACGCTCCCGAACTGGAACGGGTTGTTGCGCCGCGAAGAGACGGACGACGGCGTCCGGTTCCAGGTGCGCATCTCCGAATCGACGATCCTCTCGATGGTCGCATCCCAGGGCGGCCGCGTCGAACGCGCGGTCTTCGAGGGCGACAAACTCGACCTGCGACTCCACCTCAGACCCAGGACTGCGGTCCGGCAGGTCATCGACACCGTCCAGTCGGAGTATCCGACTGCGGAGATGCTGTCCCGCCGGCAGGTCACCAGGGACGACGACCCGACTGTCGGGTCCCACCGGGACCTCGAGGGGGGACTCACGGAGCGACAGGTCGCGGCGTTGAGGGCGGCCTACGGCGGCGGGTTCTTCGAGTGGCCGCGCACCCACTCCGGGGAGGAGATAGCCGACTCGATGGGCGTCGCGCCGCCGACGTTCCACCAGCACCTCCGGAAGGCCGAACAGAAGGTGCTCGACGCGGTGCTGGAGGAGACAATCGACTGACCGTCCGTGGTTCGTCGCCACGGTCCGCGGCCAGGCGGATCCTCGACCGGGGACGGCAAGGATACTCTTTACGGAGGCCGCCATAGTGCGTCGCGTGACAGTGTTCGACCTCGTCGTGCTGGGTGGTGGCACCGGGAACATCGTCGCGTCGGCGGCGGCGGACGCAGGACTCGACGTCGCCATCGTCGAGCGCGGCCGACTCGGCGGCACCTGCCTCAACCGGGGCTGTAACCCCTCGAAGAAACTCATCCACCGGGCGGACGTCGTCGAGACAGTCCGGAACGCCTCGGCGTACGGCATCGACGCGACGCTGGACGACGTTCCGTTCGCGGACGTCGTCGCGGAGGTGAACGCGACCGTCGCCGAGGAAGCCGAGTCGAAAGCAGAGCGCGCCCGCGAACACGACGGCGTGACCTTCTATCAGGCGGCGGGACGGTTCGTCGACGAGCGGACCGTCGAGGTGAGAACCGGAGGCGAGTGGGGAGACGACAGTAACGAGACGATCACAGGCGACGACGTCGTGCTCGCCGGCGGGTCACGACCGCTGATTCCGGATTCCATCGACGGCGCAGACGAAGCGTCGTTCCTCACGAGCGACGAGGCGCTCCGACTGGACGAACTCCCCGACCGCCTCGTCGTCGTCGGCGGGGGGTACATCGCCGTCGAGATGGGGCACTTTTTCGGGCAGATGGGCGCAACCGTCGTCATCGTCGGCCACGGTGACGTACTCGCCGACCGAGAGGACCACGACGTCGCGGAGCGACTCACCGAGGCCTACCGTCGGAAGCACGAACTCCACCTCGGCCACGAGGTGACCGCGCTCGCTGACGACGACGGCGAGACGGTCGTGACCGCCGAATCCGAGGATGGCGACGAACTCGAGGTGCGCGGCGACGAGGTGCTGGTGGCGACGGGCCGGCGACCGAACTCGGACCTGTGGAACGTCGAGGCCGCCGGACTGGAGACGAACGAGAAGGGGTTCGTGGCGACCGACGAGTGCCTGGAGACGTCCGTGGACGGCGTGTGGGCCATCGGCGACATCGCGGACAACTTCATGTTCAAGCACTCCGGCGACAAGGAGGCCGAGTACGTCGTCGAGAACGTCGTGCGCGACGCCCGGACACCCGTCGAGTTCCCCGGGATGGCTCACGCCGTCTTCGGGTCGCCACAGATCGGGAGTCTCGGGAAGACCGAGTCCGACCTCGGGGACCGTGCGTACGACGTCGGCGAGTTCGAGTACGACGAGACCGCCCTCGGGTCGGCGCTGGCGAGCGACGCGGGGTACGCGAAGGCGCTCGTCGCACCGGACGACGAAGTCCTCGGTTTCCACGTCGTCGGGCCGCACGCCTCGATGCTCGTTCACGAGGTGAGCACCGCGGTTGCGGCCGGCGGGGACGCCGAGCGAATCGCGGAGACCATTCACGTCCATCCGGCGCTCTCGGAGGTCGTCCAGGGCGCGTTCCGCGACGCGCGAGACGTGGCGCCCTCGGGGTTCTGAGACGGACTGTCCCGCGTTCGGGAGTGCTGGAATGGGCACCCAGAGTTCCCGGACGCTGAGTGGTTCTCGAAGTTTCGGAACAACGCCGTCGCCGCCGGCGATGTCTGCGGGAATCCAGTAACGATACATCCCCACGCCCTGTACCGCCGACAATGACACGGGTCGCACTCACGGGTGCCGGCGGCAACGTCGGTCGAGAACTCCTCGACGCGTTCGGCGACGGACACGCTGTCGTTCCGTTCACGCACTCTGAGCACGAAGATCTGGACAGCGAACTACTCGACGTCACCGACCCCGACGCGGTCGCCGACGCCCTCGACGGGTTCGACGTCGTCGTCCACCTCGCGGGGGCGTCGTCTCCGGAGACCGACTGGGACACCGTCGTCGACGTGAATTTCCACGGGACCAAACACGTCCTCGACGCGGCCGTCGAGAACGGCGTCGAGCGGGTGGTGTTCGCGAGTTCGAACCACGCCGTCGGCATGTACAACACCGCGGACCCCGCCGAACCCGAGCAGATGGTACTCGAGAACGCCCGGACCGTCGGCGCCGACGCGTCACCCCGCCCGGACACCTACTACGGCGTGAGCAAGGCGGCCTGTGAGGCGTTGACCAACTTCTACGCCGACCGTCACGGCCTCGAGGTCGTGAACCTCCGCATCGGCTGGTACCTCGACGAAGACGACCTCCGGGAGCACACGGGGGAGGCCGTCGAGCGCGTCGAGGACCGGTTCGCGCGAGCGATGTGGCTGAGCCCCCACGACTGCCGGGACGTCCACCGGAAGGCCGCGCTCGCGGACCTCTCGGAGAGCCCGGTGACGCTGAACGCCGTCTCGCGGAACGACGAGCGAACATACACGCTCACGGAGACGATGCGCGTACTCGGGTACACGCCCCGGGACAACGCCGCCGAGACGCTCGCGGAGTGAGTCGAGTCACTTCCGCGTGGCGGACTCGTTGCCTGCGTCGTCCCCCGATTCGACTCCGCTATCGTTGTCCTCCGATTCGACCCCGCTATCGCCGTCCTCCGCTGTCCACCTATCGCCGTCGCCCGCCCTGGTCTCCCACTCGCCGAGCTCTCGCGGGTCGATGTGCACGAACACGTCGTCGATCTCGGGAATCGAGCGCAGGTTCTCGACGACGGCCGTCTCGATGTCGTGGGCGTCGTGGAGCGTCATGTCGCCCTCCACTTCGATGTGGAGGCTGACGTCGACCTCCGGGCCGACGTAGTGGGCGACGACGTCGTGCGCCCCGTTGACTTCGGGGTGGTCGAGCGCGCGGGAGAGTATCTCCTCGCGGAGGTCCTCGTCCGGAGCCGCACCGACGAGGTAGTTCACGTTGTCCTGGATGATCTCGTAGCCCGTGTAGAGGATGCCGGCGGCGACGACGAACGCGGCCAGCGGGTCGAGCACGGGGTAGCCGATGGCGGATCCGAGGACGCCGACGAGCGCCGCGCTCGCTGTGAGGATGTCGTTTCGATTGTCGAGCGCGGTGGCGCGAGTCGCGGGCGAGCGGTGGTCCTCGGCGACGCCCAGACAGTAGCGGTAGAGCACGTACTTGCCGATGGCGGTGCCGACGAGCACGACGACAGCCACGAGGCTGGTCGAGCGGCCGTACGAGCCGTCGAGAACCGCGTTCGTGGCGGTCCAGAGCACGCCGGCGCCAGCGGCGAGCACGCCCACTGCGACGACGAGCGAGACGAACGGTTCGATGCGCTCGTGGCCGTGCGGGTGCTCGAAGTCCGGCGGCTGGGTGGTCAAGTAGAGGCCGCCGAGCACGACCAGCGAGTACGCGACGTCCGCGATGCTGTTGACGGCTTCAGAGCCGACCGCGAGACTGCCAGTGAGCCACCACGCGACGCCCTTCGCCGCCACGAGCAGGAGGTTCGCGGCGAGCACCACGACGCCGACCCGCCGAACGGCGCGCTTGCGGTCCATTCTACGTCTCCTTTTCGCGCCCCGATGTTCGGTTTTTCGATTCAGTCGAAACCTGGTGGCGGCCGCGGGCTACGACTAACCGTCGGTTCCGAGTCCGACCTTGGCGACGATTCCCGGGTCGTACGGTGCCACCGTCACGACGACGTTCCTGGCCTCGATGGAGTTCGACGCGCCGACGACAATCATTCTGACGTTCGACCCCATCCCCTCGATGAAATGCTCGTGGTCGACCGTCGCCTCGACGACGAACGTCTGCTCGCCGGTCAACACCTGGTCCCACTTCTGGGGTTCGTCGGGGGCGCTTTCGACGGTCTCCTCGAAGACGGGTTCGCCGCCGCTGTGAAGGGTCGCGGAGATGGTGACCGACTGTGTCTGTTCGGTTTCGTTCTCGAGGCGGACGCCGTACGAGTCGGTCCCCGCGTCGGGGTCCTTGCTCCCGTTCCCCGAGAGCGCGGTACAGCCAGCGAGTGCGGTTGCTGTGAGCACGCCGCCAGTCCGGAGGACGCGTCGTCGCGTCGATTGGAGGGACATGCGCGTCGCAATGACACATACGCAGAAGTAGGGTTTCCCGACTACTCGAACGCGAGTCGGACCGCACCGCCGTCCGTCTCGGCGGCAGCGGGGTGGTCGCAAAACGCCTCGTGGAGGCGGTCGTAGGAGTCCTCTAGAGCTTCTACGATGACCTTCGTGTCGCCGATGACGGGCATGAAGTTCGTGTCACCGTCCCAGCGCGGCACCACGTGCGTGTGGAGGTGGTCGTCGATGCTCCCACCCGCGGCGCTCCCGCCGAGATTCAACCCGGCGTTGAAGCCGTCCGGGCCGAAGGCCGCCTCGATGGCGTCGAACGTCGCCTGCTTCAGGCGCGCGTGGTCGAGGAGCACGTCGGCAGCGAGGTCCGTGTAGTCGCCCGTGTGCACGTTCGGAATCACCATGCAGTGGCCCGGGCTGTACGGATAGTTGTTGAGCATCACGGTGGCGCGCTCGGAGCGCGCGACGACGAGATGCTCGCGGGCGTCCGGCCGCTCCGGGTACTCGCAGAACACGCAGTCCACGTCCTCGTTTTTCTCCTCGCGCTCGACCCAGTCGATTCGCCACGGCGCGAACACCTGGTCCATGCCGCGGGATTGACGGCCCACGCCAGTAGTGTTTCGGGGATTTGTCCCCACCACCCGGTGGTTCCCGGAACCCTCCGGTGACATGGCACGAAACCGAAATCAAGAGCCGCTTATTTACGTCGCGAACGACTCGTACTCGACGAGGGTGGTTCCGATGGAGAGTAAAGCATCTCGATCTGACGGTATGACGGAACAGTGTACGAACTGTGGGCGAGAGACGTCTCACGAAGTCTCCGTCGAACTTCGTACCGAGAGTTCCAGTGAGGAGAACGCCGAGTTCTCCCGCGAGCCGTATCGAGTAACGTCGTGTCTCGTGTGCGGTGAGGAGACGAGCCAGCGCATGAACAACGCGTAGACGTCGTCGCCGGAGCCGTTCCTCATATTTTTTGCCGGGCGACGAAGCCGCGTCGACAGCCCTCGCGACGACCAGTTACGTCAGAATCTCGCAGCCGTCCTCGGTGACGACGAGCGTGTGCTCGTCCTGGCTCACGAGCGCGCCGTCGTCCTCCTTCAACACGGGGTACGACCGCACGACGTCCGCCATCTCGAGGCGGCGCAGGCTCATCTCGGCGCGCGAGTCGTCCAGCCAGCGCGCCGCGAACGGCAGGCCGTCGAACGCCTCGAGGTCCTCGAGCAACTGGCGGGCGCGCCGGTCGCGCACGTTCCCGGTGCCTACGACCTCGTAGATCTCTGTCGCAGAGCCCTCCGTGACCTTCCCCGTGCCGTCCGTGGCGAACGGCTCGATTGCGAGCACGTCGCCCGCCTGGAGTTCCGTGCCCGAGTCGACGGCCCGGTTCGGGACGTTTGGCGGCGTGTGCGCGTCGTACACGTCGAGGCCGTGGCCGGTGAGGTTCACAACGGGGTTGTAGCCGTACGCCTCGATGACGTCCCCGACTTCCGCGCCGACCTCGCCCGTGTGGACGCCCGGTTCGACCGCGTCGACGGCGGCCTCGAGGGCTTCCTCGGCGGCCTCCACGAGTTCCGGGTTGCCCGAGAGGTCGACCGTCGTCGCGGCGTCCGCGATGTGGCCGTCGACGTGCACGCCGACGTCCAGGCACACCATCTCCTCGCCGAACTCGGTGTCGTCGTCCCTGCCGGGCGCGGCGTGGCTCGCCTCCTCGTCGACGCTGATGTTCACCGGGAACGCGGGCTCCCCGCCGAGTTCGCGGATGCGCTCCTCTGCGAACTCCGCGACCTCGAGTTGCGTGACGCCGACCTCCACGCGGTCGGCGGCCTCGCTCAACACGTCCTGCAGGATCTCCCCGGCCTCGACGTACTGCTCGTACGCCTCGGAGCCGGGTTCGACGCTGTCTGCCATGCCCGTCCCTTCACCCGAACAGGGGAAAGAGGTTGCGGGACTACGCGGTCGTCCGACGCCGGAACCGCAGCACGCGACCGACGGCACCGCCCGCAGCGGCGCCGAGCACGCCGAAGATCCCGCCGATGGTCGCGGCCTCGAGGTCCGTGGCGAACCGCGCGAGCGTCGTAAGCAGCGCGCCGTCGCTGCCGAGCACGTGGAACCCGACTGCCGACCCGGCGAACGCCGCGACGCCGATGGCGACGCAGACCGCGAACGCGTGATACCGGATGGCGTACAGCGTGCTCGCCACCACCGCCGCGAACGCGGCGTCGACCGGGAAGTAGACGCCGGGTTCGTTCGCATCGAGGTAGACCACGGTCGAGACGGCGCCGACGACGAACACCGTGGCGACGACCGGAATGCCGACGCGGAGGGCACTGCGGCGGGGGCCGACGAGCAGGCGGCGCACGTTCATACGCGACTCGTCTCTCGGCGCCCTCAAAGTCCTGCCGGCGCGCTCACTCCTCGAGAAACCACTCGACGTCCGAGACGGCGTCCTCGCGCTCCCCGCCGTTCCAGTACTGTTCGCCGTCCGCGCGCTCGGCGACGCCGTCGGGGACGCAGCCGAACCACCGGGCGTCCCACTCGTCACCCTCCTCGGACGCGCGCTTCGCGCTCAGGTGGTCCATCGGCGTGTTCGCGTTCTCCGGAACCGCCGAATCGACCGGCTCGGCTCGAAGGACCACGTCGTAGCCGGTGGTCTGGCGGTACTCCGCGCCCGCGAGGCGGTAGCTCGTCCGCGTCACGCGCTCCGGTCGCTCGAGTGAGACGGCGAGGCCCGTCTTCTGGGCGACCCACCGTCGCGCCACCGCTCCCCAGTCGTCGCCCGGTCGCACCGGACTCCTCGGCAGCGACCACCCCTCGGGCGCGTTCACGAGCAACACGTCGCCGTCACCGTTCACCACGCCGACAGCGACCGTCCCGACCCACGACTCGTGGCCGTTGAACGCGCCGCGGTCGTTCACCACCCGCGTCTCTTCGTGGAACAACACGTCGGTTTGCTCGCGCAACTGCTCTGGGTCGAGCAGGGACATCTTCTCGAAACCGTCGTACGTGGGCCGTTCGGGCATGCTGGAGGGCCGCCGGAGGCGTCGCTCCGACTGTAGGCACGTCTCTACAGGCGGACGGTAGAAGAACGCTTCGGCGAACTGGTTCGGGTGCTCTGGTGCGGGGCCATCAGTACGCTCCCCGCTCGCAATCCCGCGGGTCTCGTTTCACTCGACCCGCGCGGTCTGCATCCCGTCCGTGTTGAACGCCTCTCCGAACCCGCCGTCGCTGTCCAGAACGATGACGCCTGCGCCCTCGCCCGTCATCTCCTCGAGTTCCTCGACGGCCTGCTCCGCGGCGGCCTGCGCGCTCATCCCGTCCTCCAGGTGGCGAACCGCGCGCCGCGTCAGCGTCGTCTTCGCGATGGCCTCGCCCGCGCCCGTCGCCGACGCCGCGCCCGCTGGCGCGGCGTAGAACCCGGACCCGATCTGGGGAACGTCGCCGACCCGTCCCGCGAGCGCGAGCCAGCGACCGCCCGTCGACGTCGCCGCGGCGAACTCGTCCCCATCGTACGCAACCGCGCCGACCGTGTCGTGGTCCTTGTCGTCGCTAGTCCGGCTATTGTCACCGCCGTTGTCGAGGTTCATCGCGCCGAACTTGTCCCGGATCCACTCGAGGTGCTCGCGCGGGCCACCGTCGGGGTGGTCTTCGAGGTCGTCCCAGCGTTTTCGGGTGTCCTCGCTCCAGAGGTCGCACTCGGTCTTGACTCCCACGTCGTCGGCGAAGTCGACGGCGTGCACGCCGTTCAGCATGACGTGGGGCGTCTCCTCCATCACCGCTCGCGCGACCGAAATCGCGGCCTCGACGCCGGGCATCGACGCCGCCGCGCCGGCCTCGCGGGTCGCTCGGCCATCCGGCGACTCCGTCCTGTCGTCGCCCGCCCGCCCGCTCCTCATCACGCCGGCGTCCGTCCGCACGATGCCGTCGGACTGCACCGCGCCGCCCACTCCCGCGTTGAATCGGGGGTTCCCCTCCAGCACTCGAATCGCGGCTTCGACGGCGTCGGTGACGGTGTCCTCGTCCGCGCCCGCGCTCGCCGCTTCGTCGAGCGTCGCCTGTCGCGGCTCCGGTTCGTCCGGGCTGCTGCCCGCGCCGCCGTGCACGATAATCTTCATACTCGTTCCTGTCGCGCACGCGCTCTTAGTCGTGGGGTTTCCCGGCCGACGAACCGGAGCTCGCAGCACACCCGGACGCCCGCGTTAGGAACTCTGTACGCAGCGGGTAGACAGTCCGGGGGCGCAGTAGCCTGTGAATAGCAAAGCATCCTGAGGGTCCGAGAGGAATCATGAAACTGGCCGTGATCGGCTTCGGTAACGCGGGCGGAAAGGTCGCCGACCGAATCGTGGAGTACGAGGCCGAGACGGGGCGCGCGCTCTGCCGGTTCACCGCCGCCGTGAACACTGCGAGCATCGACCTGGAGAAGATAACGCACATTCCGCGGGAGAACCGCGTGCTCGTCGGGCAGACCGACGAGCGCTCGAAGGGCCACGGCGCGGGCGCGGACCCCGAACTCGGCGCGGAGCTGGCCCGCCAGGACCGGGCGGAGATCAGACGTTTCCTCGACGGCGTCCCGCTGCACGACATCGACGCGTTCCTCGTGGTCGGCGGCCTCGGCGGCGGCACGGGGAGCGGCGGCGGCCCCGTGCTCGCCGGCATCCTCTCCGAGCAGTACAACGAACCCGTCTACGGGCTCGGCGTCCTCCCGAGCGAGGACGAGGGCGGGCGCGCGTCCCTGAACGCCGCTCGCTCGGTGCAGTCGTACATGGACCAGACGGACGGCCTCGTGCTGTTCGACAACGACGCCTGGAAGGAGGGAGCGGACTCCGTCGAGTCCGGCTACGAGCGCACGAACCACGAGATAGCCAAGCGCGTCGTGACGCTGCTCGGGGCTGGCGAGTACGACGGTTCGACGGTCTCGGAGAACGCCATGGACTCCAGTGACATCAACCGGACGCTGGCGGTCGGCGGCGTCAGCACGGTGGCGTACGCCGAGGCGGCCGTCGACGAGTCGACGCGGCGCCAGCAGGGCCTGCTAGGTCGCGTCCGCTCGAACGGTTCGGACGGCACCGACGCGGACTCGGCGACGAAGATCCACAGCCTCGTCCGGCGCGCGGTGCAGTCCCGGCTCACGTGCCCCGCGGAGGTCGAATCCACGGAGCGCGCGCTCGTCGTCGTCTCCGGCCCGCCCGAGGAACTCTCACACAAGGGATTGGTCCGCGCGAGACAGTGGCTGGAGGGAGAGATCGACAGCGTGGAGGTGCTCGCTGGCGACGACCCGCGGCCGTCGAGTGACACCCTCTCGGCGACCGTGTTGCTCTCGAACGTCACCGACGTCCCCCGCGTCGACCGCCTCCAGGAGCAGGCCGTGGACGCCCAGTCCGACATCGAGCGGCAGGCCACGGGCCGCGAGGAGGCGATAACGAACCTCGTCACGGACGCCGAGAACCGCCTCGACCCGGTATGACGCGGAGAATTCGCGCCGCGATTCCGTGGCGTCAGCATCGAATCAGGTCACTCCAGCGGTCGGACTGACACCGTGGCCCGGGAGCAGCGCACTGGCCGCGGGACGGCGGGTAGCGACCCTGGCGTGTTGACGCTGCTCCGCAACGACCTCGCGTGGCTTCACGCCGCCTGGATGGGGCTCGTGTTCCCCGAGCAGCGCCAGAATCACCCGGCGCTCGGCCGGTGGTCGCCGACGACGTTCACTGAGCGGGTCGCCTACGTCGCGTGGGCGGTCCTCGGCGCGCTCGCCGTCGCCGTGGGTTATCCGTTCGCGCTCGCCGGGTTCGCGGTCCGGTTCTACAGCCGACGGCTGTACAGCACCGCGCTCGCGCTCGGCGTCCTCGGCGTGGTCGCAGTGGCCACGCTGATCTGGGGGGCTCTCACCGTCGGCGTCTACCTCCTGGAGTTCTCCCGCGAGGGCGTCCTCGCGGTGGCCGCCGGTGGCGGGGTAGCGGTCGCGTCGGCGGCGCTGGCGACCGCGTTCGCGCGGTGGGACGGGCGGGCGACGACAGTCCTGCTGGCGTACCCGTTCGGCGTCACCGCGGTGTTCCTGCCGCCCGTGGTCGCGGCGCTGTACTCGCCGACGCTGGGCGAGTGGGTGTTCCCGAACAGCTACAATTTCGCGGTGTGGCTCCTCGAGAACCCGCTCGCAGGGACCGGCGTGGACGAGTTCCTCCGCTCGCGGTTCGACCTCGCGGGCGTTGCCTACGTCGGCATGTGGTTCGCGCTCGCGGTCCCGGTCGGGTGGGTGCTCGGCCTGCTCGTCACGCTCGCGGACGTCGTGCGACCCGCGCCCCCCGCGGAGTGACTCGGAGCGCGGGCCGACAGACGTGGGCTGACGCGACGACTGCTGGACTCCACGGAACCGCCGTCGGACCGCTTCTGACGCGTGAACAACTGACACTGACGGCGGGAAACAGCAGTCCTTTTAGGCGCTACCTGCGATTTTCGAACCGATATGAGCTACGAGCAGGTTGAGGTCCCCGAGAACGGGGAGAAGGTCACGTACGACGAGGAGGCGGACGAACTCCGCGTCCCCGAGAACCCCATCATCCCCATCCTCCACGGGGATGGCATCGGAAACGAGGTCGGTCCCGCCGCACAGAAGGTGCTCACCGCCGCCGCGGAAGCGACGGGCCACGACGTCGCGTGGATGGAAGTGTACGCCGGCGAGACCGCCCGCGAGAAGTACGACGAGAACCTCCCGGACGCGACCGTGGACGCCATCCGCGACCACCGCGTTGCCATCAAGGGTCCGCTCACGACGCCCGTCGGCGCGGGCTTCCGCTCGCTGAACGTCGCGCTCCGCCAGACGCTCGACCTCTACGCGAACGTCCGCCCGACGTACTACCTCGACGGCGTGCCGTCCCCGATGAAGTCGCCCGAGGAGATGGACATGGTGACGTTCCGGGAGAACACCGAGGACGTGTACGCTGGCATCGAGTGGGAGGCCGGCAGCGACGAGGCCGAACAGGTCCGGGACTTCGTCGAGGACGAGATGGACTTCGACGGCGTGATGCACGACGGCCCCATCGGCCTCGGTCTCAAACCCATCTCCGAGAAGGGCAGCAAGCGCCTCGTCCGCGAGGCCATCGACTACGCCATCGAGAACGACCGCGACAAGGTCACGCTCGTCCACAAGGGCAACATCATGAAGTTCACCGAGGGGCAGTTCGGTGACTGGGGGATGGAGGTCGCCGACGAGGAGTACCCCGACGACGAGGTGTTCGCCGCGCCCGACTCCCTCTGGGAGGAACAGGACGAGGTCGACATCCCGGAGGACGCCGTGATGGTCGAGGAGCGCCTCGCCGACGCGATGCTCCAGTGGATGCAGCTGCGCACCGACGAGTTCGACGTGCTCGCGATGCCGAACCTCAACGGCGACTACCTCTCGGACGCCGCGGGCGCTCAGATCGGCGGCCTCGGCGTCGCGCCGGGCGCGAACTTCGGGAAGGGCCGTTGTCTCGCGGAGCCGGTCCACGGCTCCTCGCCGAAGAACGCCGGCCTGAACAAGGCCAACCCGACCGCGCTCATCCTCTCCGGGCGCCTCCTGTTCGAGTATATGGGCTGGGAGGACGCGGGTCAGCTCATCCGGGACGCCGTCGAGGAGACCATCTCCTCGGGCGAGGTCACGTACGACCTCGAGCGCCAGATCGAGGGCGGCGAGAAGCTCTCCACGACGGAGTACGCTGACGCCGTCGTCGACCGGATCGAGGAGCTCGCGTAATTCGCTCCTCGCGCAGTCGGCTTTCGCCGACGACGTCCACGACCGCGCGCAATCGAGCGCCGGCCCACCGGGCCACCAAACAAGCCACTTCTTTGCGGGACTGCGACCGGGAGCCGCCGCGTTCGCCAACTGCTTTGTCCCCGGGCACCGTACGTCGGGACGTGTCAGGAGACGACCCCTTCGACGAGATTCCGGACGACCCGACCTCGGACCTCGACCGAGCCACCCAGCAGCTCACCGTGCGCGTCGAGCGGCGCACCTACGACAAGCCCGTGACCATCGTGGAGGGGTTCGACGAGAACTCCGTGGACGTCTCTGCG encodes:
- a CDS encoding HIT family protein; its protein translation is MDQVFAPWRIDWVEREEKNEDVDCVFCEYPERPDAREHLVVARSERATVMLNNYPYSPGHCMVIPNVHTGDYTDLAADVLLDHARLKQATFDAIEAAFGPDGFNAGLNLGGSAAGGSIDDHLHTHVVPRWDGDTNFMPVIGDTKVIVEALEDSYDRLHEAFCDHPAAAETDGGAVRLAFE
- the map gene encoding type II methionyl aminopeptidase, producing the protein MADSVEPGSEAYEQYVEAGEILQDVLSEAADRVEVGVTQLEVAEFAEERIRELGGEPAFPVNISVDEEASHAAPGRDDDTEFGEEMVCLDVGVHVDGHIADAATTVDLSGNPELVEAAEEALEAAVDAVEPGVHTGEVGAEVGDVIEAYGYNPVVNLTGHGLDVYDAHTPPNVPNRAVDSGTELQAGDVLAIEPFATDGTGKVTEGSATEIYEVVGTGNVRDRRARQLLEDLEAFDGLPFAARWLDDSRAEMSLRRLEMADVVRSYPVLKEDDGALVSQDEHTLVVTEDGCEILT
- a CDS encoding isoaspartyl peptidase/L-asparaginase — encoded protein: MKIIVHGGAGSSPDEPEPRQATLDEAASAGADEDTVTDAVEAAIRVLEGNPRFNAGVGGAVQSDGIVRTDAGVMRSGRAGDDRTESPDGRATREAGAAASMPGVEAAISVARAVMEETPHVMLNGVHAVDFADDVGVKTECDLWSEDTRKRWDDLEDHPDGGPREHLEWIRDKFGAMNLDNGGDNSRTSDDKDHDTVGAVAYDGDEFAAATSTGGRWLALAGRVGDVPQIGSGFYAAPAGAASATGAGEAIAKTTLTRRAVRHLEDGMSAQAAAEQAVEELEEMTGEGAGVIVLDSDGGFGEAFNTDGMQTARVE
- a CDS encoding tubulin/FtsZ family protein — translated: MKLAVIGFGNAGGKVADRIVEYEAETGRALCRFTAAVNTASIDLEKITHIPRENRVLVGQTDERSKGHGAGADPELGAELARQDRAEIRRFLDGVPLHDIDAFLVVGGLGGGTGSGGGPVLAGILSEQYNEPVYGLGVLPSEDEGGRASLNAARSVQSYMDQTDGLVLFDNDAWKEGADSVESGYERTNHEIAKRVVTLLGAGEYDGSTVSENAMDSSDINRTLAVGGVSTVAYAEAAVDESTRRQQGLLGRVRSNGSDGTDADSATKIHSLVRRAVQSRLTCPAEVESTERALVVVSGPPEELSHKGLVRARQWLEGEIDSVEVLAGDDPRPSSDTLSATVLLSNVTDVPRVDRLQEQAVDAQSDIERQATGREEAITNLVTDAENRLDPV
- the icd gene encoding NADP-dependent isocitrate dehydrogenase, yielding MSYEQVEVPENGEKVTYDEEADELRVPENPIIPILHGDGIGNEVGPAAQKVLTAAAEATGHDVAWMEVYAGETAREKYDENLPDATVDAIRDHRVAIKGPLTTPVGAGFRSLNVALRQTLDLYANVRPTYYLDGVPSPMKSPEEMDMVTFRENTEDVYAGIEWEAGSDEAEQVRDFVEDEMDFDGVMHDGPIGLGLKPISEKGSKRLVREAIDYAIENDRDKVTLVHKGNIMKFTEGQFGDWGMEVADEEYPDDEVFAAPDSLWEEQDEVDIPEDAVMVEERLADAMLQWMQLRTDEFDVLAMPNLNGDYLSDAAGAQIGGLGVAPGANFGKGRCLAEPVHGSSPKNAGLNKANPTALILSGRLLFEYMGWEDAGQLIRDAVEETISSGEVTYDLERQIEGGEKLSTTEYADAVVDRIEELA
- a CDS encoding translation initiation factor; protein product: MSGDDPFDEIPDDPTSDLDRATQQLTVRVERRTYDKPVTIVEGFDENSVDVSAVASELKSQLGAGGTVDDGTIEVQGDHTDRVPDLLRDQGFEVE